The nucleotide window attagtagaacacaattataggaatcaattgtatatatatacccatgtacagattaattgaaattaaggagaatcatctctttctacaatcatctctttctacaacacCAAATTCTTAGACCAAAAGGATGGCCAAACAGTGCCTGCTTGCTTGCTATAATACACAACCCATCAAAGATCTTTTACAACTACAAAAGTATTTTGACTACTTGTCTCGTCTTCCAATAAGTTGAGAAGAAAATTTTACCGTAACGACCATGTTATATAGTAGTAAgtattgggcactgaaggagtcgtatgtgtctaagataagagttgcggagatgaaaatattaaggtggatgagtggtcatactaaactagataaaatccgtaatgagagtattagagaaaaggtaagagtggtaGCAATTGAGAATAaattgagagaagagagattgagatgatttggtcatgtgaatcgtagacatatggaggctccactaagacaagtagagcacattagatttagaggatagaaagaaaagaaggggtagacctaaactgacttggaggagagtagtacaacatgacttaaaagcattacacattttttaggatttaacccaaaatcgtttagaatgtaGAAAGAGAATACATATAGCTGACCTCAAATTATTGGGATAAAggattagttgagttgagttgagtcttTTGCCTTCCAAAAGAGTCAAATTTGTTTTTAAAACTGTGGAAGTAATACATTCTGCTATTATTTCTGAATTGTGAAGAAGAGAGTCTGTTTCTTCCCTCAAGACGGGTATCTGgagggaaaaaaaagaagaagaagaagcaaaaccTCACTATGACAAGTACCCACTCTCACGAGAACAGTGAAATCAAATTCCTAAATACTCCATGGAAAGTAACTTCTTGCACTGTGCAATTACCCAGTTATGCACCCAAAAAGAAGGGGGAACCAACAAAATAAAAGCTCACTTTGCACAAAGCATGCTGGTCTTGCAATGCCTGGTGTTGACCCCTTAAGTGGCTGAGAGACTCCACAATAGCAGCTTTTTCTTTCTCACCATGCTTAACAGTTTCATGAGCTGTCTCAAGATCTGTCTGAAGTTTACTATTATATAGCTGTAAGCTTGAATTGTACTCCTGTAACAGCTTGTACATATCATTTACTGCTATTATCTGCAGAATTCAAAGAACCCACAAAAGCAAACAAGGAAGGTTACTTCTGTacaataacaaagattaaaagaaagACGGGAAAAGCTGTTAGTGAATTCAAGTTACATTTTATATTACCCTTTGATTAgcactttgaagctctccctgAACTTTTTCAAGCTCCTCTGAGAGGGAAGTTTGTGACTTCTCAAAATTGAGTCTGGCCTCTTTTTCTTTTGCAAGAGAATCTATTGCAGCCTGTTTGGTGTGCCCAAACAAaaatgaataattaaaaaaaaaaaaaagcaacgaCAACAacaacaaatgaaaaaaaaatcatatgagCAAAGaacaccaaattttcaattttctcttCTTACCAACTTTTCTGATTCTTCTTTTGAAACCTTCTCTTGTAAAGAGGAAAGACTTTTTCTCAGCTCCACGATAATCAAATTCAattcttcttccttatttttcAACATTATCTCTATAATCAAATAAAACATTTTGCATCAAGAAGCAAATATTTAAGAATCCAAAAAAGCAAATAACACAAAAAATGTACAAACATACCCATATCAGCACACCGACTCTCTGTAAATTCCAATGCATTTTGCAACTTCTCTTGCTCAAATAGGTAAAATCCTTCTAGCTCTTGAAACCATTTGATGCAAAGCCTTAGCCTCTTTATATAGTCCATCATATTGTCACATCTCTCCTACAAATCCCAAAAAAAGCCTATTCAGAAACTGCTCTCAATTGAATAATAATAACACCCTCTTAAAATACTTACTAACCTTGTAATTGAACTTGTTTTTGTATTTCATTCTCTCATTTAGTAATACATCAACCTCCTCTCTTGTGAACTCAATCCCTCCACACTCTGATCCGGTATGACTGGGTGGAGCACTAGTCGGAGCAAGTTCTTGTTCACAATTTACAATTGAAAATGCTTGTCGCAATCTGCCATTGGTTGCAGTCCCAACCATTTTGTCAACTCCAAGCTGTTGCCACTTATCTACAGGCACCTCATCACCTATATACTTATTCTATGAAACCACAAAAAATAACCAGTAAACAATAGTTATCAAAGATATGATCTTCAGTGTAAAACACTAAAGCATTAGCATATACAGTACAATATAGGCACCTCCTCAAGCTTCTCCTAAATGACCCACAAAAATTCGCCAAAAAAAAATTACAACTTTCCAATTTTTGAGGGAAAAGAAATCCACTAACATTCACCATCCAAAAGAAAGGGCGAAAACAACATTAAACATTTAAACACTAACCGAGAAAAAAAAATCTGCTACTTTAAAACGTAAACGAGAGAACCTTCAACATAAAATGGAAGAACAAAAGAAACCCATTATTCTACTCTAAAATGCACACAGAAATCCACGTCCCTCCCCTagaaaaaacaagaaaaatagatatAATCTTGTGCCCAAGAAGAGAAAAACAGAAGAGATCCATATATATGAAGACCCAGATATTAGAAAAGGGAAAGAAGGGGGCTTACATGCAAAGGGCTTGTAAAAATGAGAGTGGAGTTAAGTGGAGGCTTGTTCTGGTTTTTGGAGGCCATTTCAAGCAGAGCAGTCAGGAGGAGAAGaggaaattttaattaatatttttcttatttttgctTTGGCCACGGACAAGTAAGTTTGGTCCAGTGTTGGTGGGGCCATGGATTTTGTTTCAAGCAATCGATTGCAATCGCAGCCGTTGCTTTTAAGTTTTAAGAGCAGGAAGATGCTGAGCGAGACCAGAGacggagaaaataaaattaataataaattatttaatttatgtattttaataaaattaattatttaattattttttaataaaatatattgcttaatcctttattttattatttataaaataattaatttcttcaGTAAatcttatattaattaaattaataaaaaaaatatactatttaaattataaaactcAAATAATAGAGAATAATTTAAATTACCAGAACTAATTCGTggagttaaaaataaaaaaattaaatatttaatgaattaaaaataagagattaaataatatattttttaaaataattaattaattttattaaaatataaaatttaaataataaaatttatactatttaaattataaaatcaaataatagagaatttaaaattatatggAATAATTTAAATTATCGAAATTAACTCGtgaagttaaaaataaaaaaaaaattaaatattttatgaattaaaaataagaaattaaataatatattttttaaaataataaattaattaaataattttattaaaatataaaaattaaataataattttcgttataaataaaattaagaaaaacgtaaatattggaattttgtaatattTACCGTTGCAATTTGAACTTTTTTTAAAATAGGTTCAGGCGGCATCATTCAGAGGGAGAAGGCGTCAGTTAAGAGCCGCTATTACTAAATTGACCTGACTACCATTCATTTATTACGtttccttctttttcttccccATTTTTGCTGAGTTTTGGGCTGCACAATGAAAAATTCATTGTGCAATGAGTATGGAGTTATATTAAAAATTCATTGTAcaactaaaattaaattatttttcgaAATTATTGATCTCAACTTTTAATTATAATAACTGTTTTATCAATTAAAGGATTTCATTTTCAAACAATTGCAATTTGATGAATGGATGGACAAAATAGGCATTTACTCTATTTTAATGCTAATTTTAAAGATATAatacaaaataatattacattatattttaattatttataagaaatattatattcattttttttaagGTAGACACACATACGACTCAATGATAGGACATGATTATTGATAAAAGTATAACAGTTTTACTAAGACATACTAACCCATGTAAGATACACACACGTTATCTACAATCGATATGGGATCTTAAAGGACTAGCCCTCCACGCAGAGTACCATATGTGCACAACTCATATGTGGGGTATGCCACCCACATATTGGCTCATCCTCTCAGGacctattacattttaaattttattgattatgatctaacttttagtattaaaaaataaaaaatattttatatgataagcaattatcaatttataaatttttaaagtatttttttctttttacctgattttatttatcatttaaaCTTTTTTATATAGTaattaaataagtaaataaattatttaaattataataaaatatattttaatttgactAAAATACTCTTTATTTTACCTAACTAATAGAAAGGAGGTGTTAAGAtgaattttagaaaataattattatgtttaataaaaataagggtaaaactaaaataaactaattaatgctcgttaattttctcaaaatcataaataattgtaaataaaataatttttaaaaaaatacagaTAAAAATAGACGAAATAAGTGGTTTTTTTTTTGAGCTTGTAgtgttataaaatattttattaatttttaattttttttttaaagatttctccttaaataaaaagaataattacCCAATAATGAAGCAACATAATTTTAACCTTAaaaactaataattttttttttcttttggcttTGCAAAATCTCAAAACCTACTATATGTAAATTAGAAAAGTAATTAAAATAGAGAGAATTGCGGAAGAATTTCTATGATAATGACAAATGTGTGTGGTAAAATCCAAACAAAGTAGAATTATTAATAGATGAATTTTGGTTCAAATAATTGGTTGTTGTGATGCTTATGTCTCACTGTCCAACTAATTAATTACTATTTtgattttgatattctaattaaaaataatagatAATTAGTTGAAGTCACATCCAAATTCTTTATATTCTTGTATTGATTCTACAACAAGACAATTTCTTCATACCTAAACATAAAAAATTTATACAAAAtctctaaaaaaaattaagaaaatgatttttattataataaaatcaaaataaagtaatttttataatataaattaaaatttagggattgtataaatttaattttaaaaataatttcattttcattGATAATGAATAAAATTAAGTCCTAAAACCTCTTAAGCAAATTGACTACAAAATGATATTATTGCTAAAGAGTTGCTATGACCTCAAAATTTTAACTATATGCGAGAATTGACAGAGTAAAAACTTGAATGTAATTTTATCGAATGAGTCATATGCATTCAATTACTAAATCAAATCAGACTAGGTATATagttttattatattacattatataaaagaaattaaataaatactaATTAATTTTAGATTTTGACAAATGGGTGCCAAGAATTTTCACTTTTACTTCTTAGAAAACTTTTCCAACACTCATTCGTAGATTAGGTaacaaaattgaaagaaaaaaaaaaaaaaaaaatctcgcaTATGGTGGAAGCAGCTGCTCTATCCATTTGGCTTTTGGTGATGAGTTCCATTCATATTGGTCTTCTtaacaatataaaaattaaacCTTTTGGGAGCTTCCTCTTTAGCCAGCCATGCCTGCTAGTTCTTGCttcgactctctctctctctctctctctctctctctctctctctatttcatGGCCAAAATGAAAAGGCTATGTTTGGATTCTATTCTAAACGTGTTGCTCTAACACATTCATTGATATGTTTGATGACTTTCCAACTTAAAATTAAAAACCAGAATCATCCTTTATTACCTAACAGAAACAACATCTTTCTTTCCTTTCTAATGATAATTAGTAATAAAATTAAAGTTCATCTCATTAATTCCTATCTAGTTTCAAGTGCTACATCAATCAAGCATCATATATTTtgacaaaatttaattttttgggttttttatattcaaatttcaatttgagtcttcctttttatttttatttattgggTTGTTATTTTTAGAGATATAAACTTATTTTTGAGATTGTTATTTATAATAGTTTCTTAGACTAAAAGATTCATTCAGAATTAAAATTCTAGTAGTCCTTAtttgttaattaaatatttaatacgtGATAAAATGAGCTTATGATTGTTCATGCCTTAAACTCAACGAAAATTCATATGTAAGAGTATGTTAATATATAAACTTATTTTTGAAACTTCACCTATACATTTAAGCTTTTAAATTTAGAGTCTGTTCGGCAATAATAACTGTTCTATTAGCTGTCAACTACTTTATTAACTATTAATTATTAGATATTAATTGTTAATAATTAACTGTTTATGCAATGGTTCAAaagcaagtaaaaataattgttaaacataaaaatatTGATATCATTTGTTGACCTTAGTTAAAATATTAAACACTATCTTAGGAGAATAATGTGTTGTGATCCACTTGCCTAATCTTTAAACATTAGTATAAATATTTATGTcgctaaataatataaattaaattagagaGGTCTAATCAAAACACTAAATACTTTGTAGAATAAAATTTAGTTGACCCAATtagtttgaaattaaaatttgattgttATTGTTGTAAGGGttataataatataatgaataaaaGATAGAAATTTATCCATTGTGCCATATATACCATTTTTGAGAAAGtagtacatttttttttaataaacaatttaataatgAACTTAAATTGAGAAATTTGTGAGCTCAATATAGCACATAATTAAAGTATAAGCTTaacaaaaaaattttgaaaagttgaaggcctagaaaatgaatatttatattttgtatatCATGTGGCATGCAGATGCATGGCACATATATATGGTCTAGTTGCTAAGTCACCAAGGTGTGATAATGGGTAGGTTTGTTTCATGTTACAAGAGCAATAGGGAAATTTGGTGGCCATTTGCATTTGatgatattaattttaattgcctTGGTTGTCAAGCAAAGTAATAAATGATAAATTGTTACATCTtcaagcttaaaaaaaaaaaaaaaagaaaactcttTATTTGGTGACTTTAGATGAGTAGTGAAATGGTAAAGCACATTGGGTATACAAATAAATTGTAGAAATTTGGAAAgacagaaaattaaattatataaacatCAGGGctagatgatgaaaaattattttcacCAATCAAAAAATATTCCCTTCACGGATTTTTACCATCTAAAATCAGTTCATAATAAATCTAAAATATATAGTaagatatatttattaaatatataaatatcacATATTTAACTTTGGCAGCTTTAATTGCCATGTGTTGCATTATTGGCTATTTAATATGCTTGTTGAAATGTAGTTTTCATGACACTTATTCTTTGGTTATAAAATTAATCTTTGAAATTGATATAAGATTtagatataattatataaatttaaaaagattttgattttttttttcgatTAGACCTCTTGGAAAATGGTATGGTTTCTTATATCTCTAGTTTCTGCACACTTTAACATATCATCTTGGATGCCTGAGCCTTTTCTGGGAACATCTCTGCTCTTTGATAGCTGAAAAGGTTTACGAATCAACTGTTAACTATACTATCGCCTGTGTAGCATTCTAtgcttatgatataaaatatcagGATTAACATGTTCTTGGCAAATCAAAACTATACTTATATCAATTTACACTCGATCAGAATTTTTGGCCTTAGTGTCATCAGTGTCACAATCCAAAGTGTTCTTGGGAATTCTTACTTCAAGAAATATATCATTGTTTACATATGCCTGGATTTTCTTCCAATCTGCATCTTCTGGGAGCTCAAGCCTTCTAACGTACCCATGTTCCCACCAGTGCTCACTTCTCCAATCTTTTGCTTTCGACTCTTTTTGCTGCTTCCATTGCCCACTAATTTCCACAATCTTCCCATTTTCAGCATACACACGTACTGTGTTTATCCCAACTCCTGCTTTACAAAACCATCAGGGTCAAGAAAATTCAGAGTCACTGCATAACTTGGTTTCTGTTATCTAACCTTCTAAAGATGTCTGAGAAGTGAGAATTACAAAGAACACTTACCTGGTAGCTCTGCTTTTAATACATAAGCTTCATCTGTCTGAAACCAATCAACGCTAGTCTTGCCAGAGCTCCGAAGATTAGATAACAATATATCAGACTCAAATTCCCACAGTGGAAAGGCATCTGAAGGATCAAAAAATTTTCCAAACAACAATGGACTGAATAATGATCCTTCACCAAATATCTTATGGAGGATTGGAGTTCCCTGAGAGAATAACTTTTTGAACAGTTCTTCAGTTAATGAAACACTCCATTTATGTGGAGTTTGATCTTCTGTATGAACTTCAAGCAATCTGCAACTTGTCATTGCAGATTTACAACctgaaaattttcagaattttttttcTGGTGGTAGATTTTAGGCTTTTGGCTTTTATAGTGTGAAAAGAATCACTTTAATAAAAGCAAAGAATAAATTCTTTGAGAATATTTGCAGGGATGTAAAGCAAAGAAGGAATATTTTCATGA belongs to Hevea brasiliensis isolate MT/VB/25A 57/8 chromosome 4, ASM3005281v1, whole genome shotgun sequence and includes:
- the LOC110645766 gene encoding 21.7 kDa class VI heat shock protein isoform X2, which codes for MTSCRLLEVHTEDQTPHKWSVSLTEELFKKLFSQGTPILHKIFGEGSLFSPLLFGKFFDPSDAFPLWEFESDILLSNLRSSGKTSVDWFQTDEAYVLKAELPGVGINTVRVYAENGKIVEISGQWKQQKESKAKDWRSEHWWEHGYVRRLELPEDADWKKIQAYVNNDIFLEVRIPKNTLDCDTDDTKAKNSDRV
- the LOC110645766 gene encoding 21.7 kDa class VI heat shock protein isoform X1, with the translated sequence MTSCRLLEVHTEDQTPHKWSVSLTEELFKKLFSQGTPILHKIFGEGSLFSPLLFGKFFDPSDAFPLWEFESDILLSNLRSSGKTSVDWFQTDEAYVLKAELPAGVGINTVRVYAENGKIVEISGQWKQQKESKAKDWRSEHWWEHGYVRRLELPEDADWKKIQAYVNNDIFLEVRIPKNTLDCDTDDTKAKNSDRV